From Chryseobacterium salivictor, a single genomic window includes:
- a CDS encoding dihydrofolate reductase family protein, whose translation MRKVIAAINMTIDGICDHTAGIPDEDLHQHYTKLLDNSGVILYGRITYQLMQFWQTLIMNPSGQKSLDGFAVAIDKIPKIIFSHSLKNTEWESATLATKDIEKEVFELKQQSGKDILVGSRSLIIQLINLNLIDEFQICIHPMIEGKGLPLFDKIKDRTVFRLLKTKTFGSGAIVLYYEPIRS comes from the coding sequence ATGAGAAAAGTAATTGCAGCAATCAATATGACCATTGACGGGATTTGCGACCACACAGCAGGTATCCCCGATGAAGATTTGCATCAACATTATACTAAACTTTTAGACAATTCCGGAGTGATCCTGTATGGACGGATCACTTATCAGCTTATGCAGTTCTGGCAAACGCTGATAATGAACCCCTCAGGTCAAAAATCACTGGACGGCTTTGCGGTGGCCATTGACAAAATACCAAAAATTATATTTTCACATTCCTTAAAAAATACCGAATGGGAAAGTGCTACACTTGCAACTAAGGATATTGAAAAGGAAGTTTTTGAACTCAAACAACAATCCGGCAAAGATATTTTAGTTGGCAGCCGGAGTCTAATAATCCAGCTCATTAACCTTAATTTGATTGATGAATTTCAGATTTGTATTCATCCAATGATCGAAGGAAAAGGTTTGCCGTTGTTTGACAAAATAAAAGACCGGACAGTTTTCCGGCTTTTAAAAACAAAAACATTCGGTTCAGGAGCAATTGTACTTTATTACGAGCCAATACGGTCATAA
- a CDS encoding VOC family protein, whose protein sequence is MAKSTLIEMHNVGIVVESLDNAVAFFTEIGLVLEGRMMVEGEWAGHVTGLGNQSVEVAMMVTPDGHSRLELSQFFAPPIIADHRNNPVNSLGYLRVMFRVDHLDELLIRLEKFGAKVVDEVVQFGETYRLCYIRGVEGLLIGLAEQLGSETATDILENK, encoded by the coding sequence ATGGCAAAAAGTACATTAATCGAAATGCATAATGTTGGGATCGTTGTAGAATCTCTGGATAATGCTGTTGCTTTTTTTACGGAAATCGGGTTGGTCTTAGAAGGACGAATGATGGTTGAAGGCGAATGGGCCGGGCATGTAACCGGACTTGGCAATCAGTCTGTTGAGGTTGCGATGATGGTTACTCCCGACGGGCATTCCCGACTTGAACTTTCACAATTTTTTGCACCACCAATCATCGCGGATCACAGAAATAATCCCGTAAACTCACTGGGGTATCTGCGGGTAATGTTCAGGGTTGACCATCTCGACGAACTTTTAATCCGACTTGAAAAATTTGGCGCTAAAGTAGTAGATGAAGTTGTTCAGTTTGGAGAAACATATCGGCTCTGTTATATACGCGGCGTAGAAGGACTGCTCATCGGTCTAGCAGAACAGCTTGGCAGCGAAACCGCAACAGATATTTTGGAAAATAAATAA
- a CDS encoding M28 family metallopeptidase, which translates to MKKTKYLLLPLAFVLLQSCAANLSYSGSPFKKSYESITSDELKTHLYIVASDEMEGRDTGSEGQKKAGRYLIEQYQKMGVSHPKSMSSYYQVIPKEALNGRRGNLPESENILAFIEGTEKPEEVIVISAHYDHVGMSKGEIYNGADDDGSGTVALLEIAEAFQKAKKSGKGPKRSILFLHVTGEEHGLLGSKYYADHPVFPLANTVVDLNIDMIGRCDPGNCGKDYVYVIGSEMLSTELKKINEAANKETVNLELNYKYDDPNDKDRLYYRSDHYNFAKNGIPVAFYFDGIHEDYHKPTDTPDKIDYVALKKRTQLVFATAWELANRKDRIVVDKK; encoded by the coding sequence ATGAAAAAAACCAAGTATTTACTACTTCCGTTGGCTTTTGTGCTGTTGCAAAGTTGTGCCGCCAATCTTTCTTATTCGGGGTCGCCTTTTAAGAAATCTTATGAATCTATTACTTCTGATGAACTGAAAACACACCTGTATATCGTTGCTTCCGATGAAATGGAAGGCCGCGATACGGGAAGTGAAGGTCAGAAAAAAGCGGGTCGCTATTTGATCGAACAATATCAGAAAATGGGTGTTTCTCATCCGAAATCGATGTCTTCTTATTATCAGGTTATTCCGAAAGAAGCCTTAAATGGAAGAAGAGGAAATTTGCCTGAATCTGAAAATATATTGGCTTTTATCGAAGGAACAGAAAAGCCCGAAGAAGTTATTGTGATTTCGGCGCATTACGATCATGTCGGAATGTCGAAAGGGGAAATTTATAACGGTGCTGATGATGACGGCAGCGGAACTGTGGCACTTCTGGAAATTGCCGAAGCTTTTCAAAAGGCAAAAAAATCTGGAAAAGGTCCTAAACGGTCGATTTTGTTTTTGCATGTGACCGGCGAAGAACATGGGCTTTTGGGTTCAAAATATTATGCAGATCATCCGGTTTTTCCTCTGGCAAATACCGTTGTAGATTTGAATATCGATATGATTGGAAGATGTGATCCGGGTAATTGCGGCAAAGATTATGTGTATGTGATCGGGTCTGAAATGCTCAGCACCGAATTAAAGAAAATCAACGAAGCAGCAAATAAGGAAACCGTCAATTTAGAACTGAATTACAAATATGATGATCCTAATGATAAAGACCGGTTGTACTACCGTTCGGATCATTACAATTTTGCCAAAAACGGAATTCCGGTGGCTTTCTACTTTGACGGAATCCACGAAGATTATCACAAACCCACCGATACACCTGATAAAATTGATTATGTTGCTTTGAAAAAACGTACGCAGCTGGTATTCGCGACGGCGTGGGAACTGGCGAACAGAAAGGACAGGATTGTGGTGGATAAGAAGTAA
- the uvrA gene encoding excinuclease ABC subunit UvrA: MITPTDIDIKKQLFVKNAHLNNLKHIDVLIPKNKLIVITGVSGSGKSSLAFDTIYAEGQRRYVESLSSYARQFLGKLEKPKVDDIKGLAPSIAIQQKVISSNPRSTVGTSTEVYDYLKLLFARVGRTFSPISGREVKKDSVTDVINFIQKNESQTFLLRTPLDFDVSKFTEQANTLKLSGFTRLEVNGNVAGIEDLESFGFVPEADMEIQLVIDRFSYEEDESFLQRLADSIQMAFYEGHGYCSLKNIETGKITEFSNKFELDGMEFMEPNVHFFSFNNPYGACPECEGYGKVIGIDEDLVIPNKNLSVFEETVASWKGDSMSEWKRDFIKKAKDFPIHKPYHQLTKEQKNYLWKGDGTATFPSINNFFKMLEENLYKIQYRVMLSRYRGKTLCPTCEGLRLREETKWVKIDGHNIQSVIELPLDEFLPLIKSLKLNKHDAEIAKRLLYEITTRLEFLDKVGLGYLTINRTSNTLSGGESQRINLATSLGSSLVGSIYILDEPSIGLHSRDTENLIEVLKSLRDLGNTVIVVEHDEDVMKAADYIIDIGPEAGYLGGELVFAGHFDDLENADTLTSKYLTGRLEIKVPETRRKPKEWIHIKGARQNNLKNIDVDIPLECLVVISGVSGSGKSTLMKEILTNDIQIQLGMGGKKGDYDSVDFPAKLIKNIELIDQNPIGKSSRSNPVTYLKAYDDIRDLFSKQKLAKMQGLMPKHFSFNVDGGRCDDCKGEGVITVSMQFMADIELECETCHGARFKNEILEIKYDEKNISDILHMTVDEALEFFQDNEQPKIVTKLKPLQEVGLGYLQLGQSSSTLSGGEAQRVKLASFLVKGATTDKSLFIFDEPSTGLHFHDINKLLKSLQALIELGHSVIVIEHQPDIIKTADYIIDIGPEAGKYGGEVVFAGTPEELVKNKKSHTGKYLKEKLT; encoded by the coding sequence ATGATTACACCGACAGATATTGATATTAAGAAACAGCTTTTCGTAAAAAATGCGCACCTTAATAATCTGAAACATATTGACGTTCTGATTCCTAAAAACAAATTGATTGTGATAACGGGAGTTTCAGGAAGCGGCAAATCGTCACTTGCTTTTGACACGATTTATGCGGAAGGACAGCGCCGATATGTCGAGAGTTTGAGTTCCTATGCACGGCAGTTCTTAGGGAAATTAGAAAAGCCAAAAGTAGATGATATTAAAGGGCTGGCTCCCTCAATTGCGATTCAGCAAAAAGTAATTTCATCGAATCCGCGTTCGACCGTTGGGACTTCCACCGAGGTTTATGACTATTTAAAATTATTATTTGCGAGAGTTGGGCGTACTTTTTCTCCAATTTCCGGCCGGGAAGTCAAAAAAGATTCGGTGACCGACGTTATTAATTTCATTCAGAAAAATGAAAGCCAGACTTTTCTATTGCGGACCCCTTTAGATTTTGATGTATCTAAATTTACCGAGCAGGCCAACACTTTAAAACTTTCAGGTTTTACAAGATTAGAAGTCAACGGAAATGTCGCAGGAATCGAAGATCTGGAAAGTTTCGGTTTTGTACCGGAAGCCGATATGGAAATTCAACTGGTGATTGACCGTTTCAGCTACGAAGAAGACGAAAGCTTTTTACAAAGGCTGGCAGATTCCATTCAGATGGCTTTTTATGAAGGCCACGGATACTGTTCTCTGAAAAATATAGAGACCGGAAAAATCACCGAATTCTCCAATAAATTCGAATTGGATGGCATGGAATTTATGGAACCTAACGTTCATTTTTTCAGTTTCAATAATCCTTACGGTGCCTGTCCGGAATGCGAAGGTTACGGAAAAGTAATCGGCATCGATGAAGATTTGGTGATTCCCAACAAAAACTTATCCGTTTTTGAAGAAACAGTTGCCAGCTGGAAAGGCGACAGCATGAGCGAATGGAAAAGAGATTTCATTAAAAAAGCCAAAGATTTCCCTATTCATAAACCTTATCATCAATTAACAAAAGAGCAGAAAAACTATTTATGGAAAGGCGACGGCACTGCAACCTTCCCTTCCATTAATAATTTTTTCAAAATGCTGGAAGAAAATTTATACAAAATCCAGTACCGTGTAATGCTGTCGAGATACCGCGGAAAAACGCTCTGTCCGACTTGCGAAGGTTTGCGTCTGCGCGAAGAAACCAAATGGGTGAAAATCGACGGGCATAATATACAATCGGTGATTGAGTTGCCTTTGGATGAATTCTTACCTTTAATAAAATCCTTAAAACTCAATAAACACGATGCTGAAATTGCCAAACGTTTGTTGTACGAAATTACCACGCGTTTAGAATTTTTGGATAAAGTTGGTTTGGGCTATCTGACCATTAACAGAACTTCGAATACACTTTCCGGTGGCGAAAGTCAGCGGATTAATCTGGCGACTTCGCTCGGAAGTTCTTTGGTGGGATCGATTTATATTTTAGATGAACCGTCGATTGGATTACATTCCCGGGATACCGAAAATTTAATTGAAGTCTTAAAAAGTCTTCGTGATTTGGGAAATACCGTAATCGTCGTAGAACATGACGAAGATGTAATGAAAGCCGCGGATTACATCATCGATATTGGTCCGGAAGCCGGATATTTGGGAGGTGAACTTGTTTTCGCCGGCCACTTTGATGATCTGGAAAATGCAGATACTTTAACTTCTAAATATCTGACCGGAAGATTAGAAATAAAAGTTCCCGAAACCCGCAGAAAACCAAAAGAATGGATTCACATCAAAGGAGCCCGCCAGAATAATTTGAAAAATATCGACGTGGATATTCCATTAGAATGTCTGGTTGTGATTTCGGGAGTTTCAGGAAGTGGAAAATCTACTTTAATGAAAGAAATTCTGACCAATGATATTCAGATTCAATTGGGAATGGGCGGCAAAAAAGGCGATTACGATTCTGTAGATTTCCCGGCAAAACTGATTAAAAATATTGAACTCATCGATCAAAATCCGATTGGTAAATCTTCGCGTTCGAATCCTGTTACGTATTTAAAAGCCTACGACGATATTCGCGATTTGTTCTCAAAACAGAAATTAGCGAAAATGCAGGGTTTAATGCCGAAACACTTCTCCTTTAATGTAGATGGCGGACGATGTGACGATTGCAAAGGTGAAGGCGTAATTACCGTCTCCATGCAGTTTATGGCCGATATTGAACTGGAATGTGAAACCTGCCACGGCGCGCGTTTTAAAAATGAAATCCTCGAAATTAAATATGACGAGAAAAACATTTCAGACATTCTTCACATGACGGTGGACGAAGCTTTGGAATTCTTTCAAGATAACGAACAGCCTAAAATCGTGACCAAGTTAAAACCTTTGCAGGAAGTTGGTTTAGGCTATCTGCAGTTGGGACAGAGCTCCTCTACCCTTTCCGGCGGCGAAGCACAAAGAGTGAAGTTAGCATCGTTTTTAGTAAAAGGAGCAACGACCGATAAATCGCTTTTTATTTTTGATGAACCTTCAACAGGTTTGCACTTTCACGATATCAATAAATTGCTGAAATCGCTTCAGGCTTTAATAGAATTAGGACATTCGGTGATTGTCATTGAACATCAACCCGACATTATTAAAACCGCAGATTATATTATCGACATCGGTCCGGAAGCCGGAAAATACGGGGGCGAAGTTGTTTTCGCCGGAACGCCCGAAGAGTTGGTGAAGAATAAAAAATCACATACCGGGAAATATTTGAAGGAGAAATTGACGTAA
- a CDS encoding HU family DNA-binding protein — MPAKFITTKKTVPFGPEMKELYCATLVKNREVDLHEIAEALSESSTLNPVDCYGVMVGMAAQIAKHLQEGNVVNIEFLGTFRIRAKSTAVESPELVTEKTIGKPSVNFRPSVLMKQRISKTQFVTKK, encoded by the coding sequence ATGCCTGCAAAATTTATTACCACCAAGAAGACGGTTCCTTTCGGACCGGAAATGAAGGAACTGTATTGTGCCACCCTGGTGAAAAACCGTGAAGTAGATCTGCACGAAATCGCCGAGGCCCTGTCCGAAAGCAGCACCCTGAACCCGGTGGACTGCTACGGGGTGATGGTAGGCATGGCCGCGCAGATCGCAAAACACCTGCAGGAGGGAAATGTCGTGAACATTGAATTTCTCGGTACTTTCAGGATCAGGGCCAAATCCACCGCGGTGGAATCTCCGGAACTGGTCACCGAAAAAACGATTGGTAAACCCTCGGTCAACTTCCGCCCCTCTGTCCTGATGAAACAGCGGATTTCCAAAACACAGTTCGTCACTAAAAAATAG